The Teredinibacter sp. KSP-S5-2 genomic interval TATCGAGCCAGTTTATTCTTCGGCATTTCAAAACAGCCCGCACCAAGGGATAAGTGATCCAACTCCAAACCAAAATAAAAGCCACGAAACCCTGGCTCAGGTTTGCCTGTTTCTGTATAGGGGAAAAACGCCATATGTATCCAGGTGTTATAAGGTGTCTTATCCCGACTAAAGCGGACATCACGATGAATGCGAAACACCTTAGGCAAGAGCTGACAACCCGCCATCATAGACAATTCATTTGCCATTAACTCAGCAAACTCTGTGCTAGGTTGTTTAATATGCTCCTCATAACGCAACTTGTTTTCATGAAACCAGGAGCGGTTATTATTGTTTGCCAATTCATTAAGAAAAGTAACCGCATGCTTGGAGAAGCCCTCAAACATTGACATCTTTTGTAAACCTGAAAAATAGGATTATTGTTATTGGTGAGTAACAAATCATAACCTATTCACCAAATAATGTAGCGTAAAAAGAATTAAAACAACTTTATACTGTTTTCCGAACTCACCCATATACCAATGTAGTGATGATAACAAAGAAAGTTTTACGATACATCTGAAGGTATTTATGTTCTCACATCTAAAAAAACTTCTGCTAGTCCCTATAGGCATTCTTGCCGCGTGCAGCAACAGCTTTGACAACATGATTATCAGCCTTGTGCCACGACCACAAGCCCCCAAAGAAAGACCTTACCAAATTCGTGAAATTGAATTTAACAACCCCCAAGACGGAATCAAAATAGCCGGTGAGTTAACCTACCCATCCACAGGAAATGATTTCCCCGCATTTGTATTAATTTCCGGTCATGAAGACGGCGCTTCACCAGCCAACAGGAATAGCGAAATAACCGGACACAAGTATTTTCTAGTGATTTCAGACCTATTAACCAAACGCGGTTACGCTGTATTGCGTTTTGATAATCGAGGTGTTGGAAAAAGTTCAGGTGACTATACTACGGCTTCGGATGATGAATTTGCATCAGACGCTGCAGCAGCATTGAAGTGGCTGCGGGAAGAATCCAATATACCACTCTCATTAACAGGTTTTCTCGGGCATTCACAAGGTGGCGTGAAAGCTTTACTTGCTGCCTCACATGAAAAACCTGACTTTATTGTCGCACTGGCTGGCTTAGGGGTAGAAACGTCCACGGAACTATTTGTTAGACAAAATCAAACGTTAAATAAACATGAGGGAATGAACCAAACACAGATAGACCAAATGTGTCGGGAAATAACCGATATTATCGCAATTCTTCAAAACTCAAACACGCTAAATGAAGCAAGGGAAAATATTCGCGAGTATGCTGTGAACTCTGGCGTAGACAATGAAAAGAACATACAAAATCTTGTTAATCACTTTGCTACTAATTGGTGGTACAAAGAAGTACGCCGGGACCCTATCGCATTACTAAAAAGCTATGACGGCCCAATATTAAGCTTATTTGGCTCAAAAGACCTACTGGTATCATCGTCAATCAATGAAGCACCTGTCCGGAAACTACTGATAAATCCACAATCGGAAGCACTTACCTATGACGGTTTGAACCATCTATTTCAAACGGCAAAAAAAGGTACAGGCCCATATGAATACTGGGAAATAGAGACAACCATTGAAGAGAAAGTCGTAGATAAGATTGATAGCTGGACAAAATCAATCATTCACAGCTCAATCTAATGGACAGGACAACACACTTCTCTTACTGGCGATTCTGGTGTCAGTTTTGGCTAAGTTGCCGTCATGGGTCGACTTATATATAGAAAGGCCAATACCAATCCAGTCAACCAATATTGGCCAGCATCTATATAAATACTCTAAGTTAATAACGCCCCAACTCAACGACTTGCTGTGCAAGAATTTTATCTTTCGAGTGCCCTTTAACTTTTTTCACTGCTTTTACAGTGACGTAATATTCGTTGCCTTTGCCACCGGAACAGGGTGGCATGTATGCACCGGCTTTATCCCAACCCGCACCGTTGTGCTCCGCAATTAACAGAAAGTCTTCCGGTAGATCAAAACTGTGCCCAGGTAACGAGGGCACGGCCACGTGTTTAATGCTTTCTTTTACCAGAAACCCTACTCTTCCGTGACCGCCATTATCCATCGGCGGATAGTTTCGGTCGCTGTATTCAAATACCAGCATATAGGTGCCGCGAGGAATATTCTCTACCACATATGCTGGTGTACTGGGCGCACCACCAAAGCGTTGGCATTGCTGCCCCTGTGGTACAGTGTTGCCATTCCATGCACTTGCATCAGAAAACATCACCGTAAAAGCGGGCTTGCTGGCTTCTTCCGCGAGCAGCAAAGGAGAAAAGACCATCACCATTAAAATCAGATACCGACAAAGCTTCATTCTCTTACCCCACCCACAGCAAAAAACGGTGTCAATTATAGAAAACGTATTTTGATTGTGATTCGACCAGATCAAATTTCAATGTAAATACCGCCGAAATAACCAAGCAAAAAAAAGCGCTATAACAAGAAGCTATAGCGCTTTTAAATATCGATAAAGAGTAATCTATACTATCCGCACTTGGAGTTGCCACAATTCAAGCAGGTCATGCACCCATCCATCAAAATCATGGCTTTGGTATAACACTTCATGCACAACTGTGCACTTTCAGGGAACTCACCCGCTTCAGTTTTCTTACCTTTTTTCTGGTTATACTCATCCAGCTTTTCCTGAAGAATTTGCTTCTGGATATCGCTCAATTCTTCTGGTTGAAGCAGGCCAATGGTGGTTAAGTGTGTTTCAATCGCATCCCCG includes:
- a CDS encoding DUF2461 domain-containing protein, which encodes MSMFEGFSKHAVTFLNELANNNNRSWFHENKLRYEEHIKQPSTEFAELMANELSMMAGCQLLPKVFRIHRDVRFSRDKTPYNTWIHMAFFPYTETGKPEPGFRGFYFGLELDHLSLGAGCFEMPKNKLARYRQKVAYTDFAANLTNLMQQYRQQPNLEVEGPDLKRVPSQFDGEHPFADLLRYKQVLSFHRGHIPSELHSDSCVHYVADIYKQFVPLFELLGELD
- a CDS encoding alpha/beta hydrolase family protein, whose product is MFSHLKKLLLVPIGILAACSNSFDNMIISLVPRPQAPKERPYQIREIEFNNPQDGIKIAGELTYPSTGNDFPAFVLISGHEDGASPANRNSEITGHKYFLVISDLLTKRGYAVLRFDNRGVGKSSGDYTTASDDEFASDAAAALKWLREESNIPLSLTGFLGHSQGGVKALLAASHEKPDFIVALAGLGVETSTELFVRQNQTLNKHEGMNQTQIDQMCREITDIIAILQNSNTLNEARENIREYAVNSGVDNEKNIQNLVNHFATNWWYKEVRRDPIALLKSYDGPILSLFGSKDLLVSSSINEAPVRKLLINPQSEALTYDGLNHLFQTAKKGTGPYEYWEIETTIEEKVVDKIDSWTKSIIHSSI